One Nitrosomonas sp. PY1 DNA window includes the following coding sequences:
- a CDS encoding carbohydrate kinase family protein: MRTLICGSIAYDNIMVFEDRFKNHILPEKIHVLNVAFLVPEMRRNFGGCAGNIAYNLKMLGGDPVMMATVGDDYASYATRFEQLNLSQEYIYQVPDTYTAQAFITTDLDDNQITAFHPGAMNFSHLNSVKDSREIRLGIVAPDGRDGMMQHAREFHEMGIPFMFDPGQGLPMYDGNELLNFIQQANYIAVNDYEAQLLQDRTGCKLESLVNKDKVFIITLGASGSVIYVGGKKIEIPCVEPSEIVDPTGCGDAYRAGLLYGIVKGLDWQATGRLGSLLGSLKIAYRGGQNHQFTREEVDQAYFENFGTRVL, translated from the coding sequence ATGCGTACATTGATTTGCGGCTCGATCGCTTATGACAATATCATGGTCTTTGAAGACCGCTTCAAGAATCACATCCTGCCAGAAAAGATACATGTATTGAACGTGGCTTTTCTGGTTCCAGAAATGCGCAGGAATTTTGGTGGTTGTGCGGGTAATATCGCCTATAACTTGAAAATGCTGGGTGGTGATCCGGTTATGATGGCAACCGTTGGAGATGATTATGCCTCCTATGCCACACGTTTTGAACAATTGAATTTATCCCAAGAGTATATCTATCAAGTTCCTGATACCTATACTGCGCAAGCGTTTATTACGACTGATCTGGATGATAATCAGATCACAGCATTTCATCCTGGTGCAATGAATTTTTCTCATCTCAATTCCGTCAAAGATAGTCGTGAAATTCGTCTTGGCATCGTGGCTCCAGACGGGCGGGACGGTATGATGCAACACGCCAGAGAATTCCACGAAATGGGCATCCCGTTCATGTTTGATCCAGGGCAGGGATTGCCAATGTATGACGGGAATGAGCTACTGAATTTTATACAGCAAGCGAATTACATTGCGGTAAACGATTATGAGGCGCAGTTGTTGCAAGATCGTACCGGTTGCAAACTCGAGTCTTTGGTAAACAAAGATAAAGTGTTCATTATTACTTTGGGTGCAAGCGGCTCGGTGATTTATGTGGGTGGTAAAAAAATCGAGATTCCTTGCGTCGAGCCTAGTGAAATTGTCGATCCAACCGGTTGTGGTGACGCTTATCGCGCCGGCTTGTTATACGGTATTGTCAAAGGCTTGGATTGGCAGGCTACTGGGCGGTTAGGCTCGCTGTTGGGTTCCTTGAAGATTGCTTATCGTGGCGGGCAAAATCATCAATTTACCCGCGAAGAAGTCGATCAGGCTTATTTTGAAAATTTTGGCACTCGTGTTCTTTGA